A genomic stretch from Engraulis encrasicolus isolate BLACKSEA-1 chromosome 10, IST_EnEncr_1.0, whole genome shotgun sequence includes:
- the tspy gene encoding testis specific protein Y-linked, giving the protein MSKAGDSSSKLNASRKRSSNAAQASISPSSKLRKGDKGSGDKVDASENIKPTAINTDVQDGEDNKSGEGEPTCKLQASEALAEDTQALSRKDDVDSIGGEKTGRITDNREPSGDAKEVDSRPSTSEKRSDSATVVATDAITTLISGDTDKDKDEVPGSSKDASAKDVSKSGQQAEAAPADSSSSFLSRDEREADEDAGEDDDSFPGSLSTPSSSLSSDNDEDSECAIVSVKMAPEIRQSIAQLARAQTQLNSLEKRGARLYQRLEIKLERQRRPHLDQRSSIAQTIPGFWVTALLNHPYLSPYIDENDEDALSYMTNLEIESFNKLGYRIRFHFRRNPYFQNTVIMKELHLGMGGSPVSMSNPILWHRGQNLTGLGEVRQSARGGYQSFFSWFSDHSLPGRDNIAQILKDDLFRDPLHYYLTPLWEPRENGSATQRPQGDNNNDDGDDCVVISDSDDDESSQESQTEEGPNERKDDNAEVKGNLVTGLEDSHAAVGESSSKEAKEDEEVDVEDSGAEDNKDGDGDGSGEEGEVDGGEAGGGSKSE; this is encoded by the exons ATGAGCAAGGCAGGGGACAGCAGCAGTAAACTGAATGCATCCAGGAAACGAAGCTCAAATGCTGCTCAAGCGAGTATTTCCCCCAGCTCAAAGCTCCGCAAGGGGGATAAGGGATCCGGGGACAAAGTTGACGCTTCCGAAAATATCAAACCTACAGCCATAAATACTGATGTACAAGATGGAGAAGACAACAAGTCAGGAGAAGGTGAGCCAACATGCAAACTACAGGCAAGCGAAGCACTCGCTGAAGACACCCAGGCTTTGAGTCGAAAAGATGATGTTGATTCCATTGGTGGGGAGAAGACTGGACGCATCACTGACAACCGAGAACCATCTGGAGATGCGAAAGAAGTAGATTCGCGTCCGTCGACGTCGGAGAAACGATCAGATTCAGCGACAGTTGTTGCAACAGACGCAATTACTACACTGATAAGTGGAGATACAGATAAGGACAAAGACGAAGTGCCAGGCTCATCCAAAGACGCCAGTGCCAAGGATGTATCCAAGTCGGGCCAGCAAGCGGAGGCGGCTCCTGCTGACAGCTCATCGTCTTTTCTCTCTCGGGATGAAAGGGAGGCTGATGAGGACGCCGGGGAGGATGATGACTCGTTCCCTGGGTCGTTGTCTACACCAAGTTCTTCGCTCTCATCAGACAACGATGAGGACAGCGAGTGCGCCATAGTATCGGTGAAAATGGCCCCAGAGATTCGTCAATCCATCGCACAACTTGCCCGGGCACAGACGCAGCTGAACTCGCTGGAGAAGAGAGGTGCGCGCCTGTACCAGCGTCTCGAGATCAAACTGGAACGTCAGCGCCGCCCTCACCTGGACCAGAGGAGCTCCATCGCTCAGACCATCCCTGGTTTCTGGGTTACCGCT CTTCTGAATCATCCGTACCTATCTCCTTATATTGACGAAAATGATGAAGATGCACTCAGCTATATGACCAATCTGGAA ATTGAGTCTTTCAATAAGCTTGGTTACAGGATTCGTTTCCACTTTCGACGCAATCCCTACTTTCAGAACACCGTCATAATGAAAGAACTTCACCTTGGGATGGGAG GTTCACCTGTATCTATGTCCAATCCCATTCTGTGGCACCGTGGCCAGAATCTGACTGGTCTTGGGGAGGTGAGGCAGTCGGCCAGAGGCGGGTACCAGAGTTTCTTCAGCTGGTTCAGTGACCACAGCCTCCCAGGCAGGGACAACATTGCTCAG ATCCTGAAGGATGACCTGTTCAGAGACCCTCTACACTACTATTTGACTCCGCTTTGGGAGCCCAGGGAGAATGGCAG TGCAACTCAGCGACCACAAGGCGATAACAACAATGACGATGGAGATGATTGTGTTGTGATCTCGGACTCTGATGATGACGAGAGCAGTCAGGAGTCTCAAACGGAAGAGGGACCGAACGAGCGGAAGGACGACAACGCGGAAGTCAAAGGGAATCTAGTCACAG GGTTGGAAGACAGCCATGCTGCGGTGGGAGAATCATCGTCCAAAGAGGCAAAGGAGGACGAAGAGGTGGATGTGGAAGACTCTGGTGCTGAAGACAAcaaagatggagatggggatggaagtggagaggagggagaggtggatggTGGTGAGGCTGGCGGGGGTAGTAAATCTGAATAA